AAGCTGCCGGGACGGAACGCCGCCGTGTGGGAGATTGTTTGAAAGGGCCTGACGTCCGGGTTCAGCAGATTCGCCGAGCTGCGGCTGCTGAGGCTGAGCACGTCGTTGATCTTGCGGTCGTCCTTGCCGAATTTGATCTGCCACTTCTGGTCCAGAGAGAGGTTCAGGTTCGCCGAGCGGGCGGAATTGAGCAGCCCGATCCCGCCGAAGCTGTAGAAGCGGGAATTGGCGGAAAAATCCGGATTGAAGCTGATCCCCGCGTTGGGAGTGAGGATGTGGCGCAGGGATTTGAGCCAGCCTTGCTTGAAGTTGCGGATGCCGTAGACGTTGAAACTGGCGTTCGTATAGGCGTTGTAGTCGTTGCCCCGCACCAGGGTGGCGCCGTTTTTGTCGCGGTCGAACCAGGCCTCGTTGTAGCGGGCGCCGTGCTGCAGGCCCAGCCAGCCGAAGGCTTTCCAGCTGTAAGAAAGGCCCAGCTGCTGCTTGATCCCGAAATTGTGCCACACCGAATCCGCTTCGGCGTAGCGGTTGTTCCAGACGTAATCCATGAACTGGCGGTCGCTGGAGTAGAGGCTGCCGCTGTGGTCCAGGCGCAGGTTGTAGCTGTAGTTGAGGTTGCTCCACCAGGCGTCCGGGCTGCGCTCGGGCTTGTAAAACAGTTCATAGAGCGGCCGGGTGGGCAGGGCGAAGGAGGCCGAGGGCAGCGAGACCGTGCCGCGGTTGTTGATCAGATCTTCGGTGTAGGAGGCACCCACGTTCAGATACGAGCCCAGCAGCGGCCGGCGGTAGGAAAGCGAGGAAGTGACCGTCTGGGCCAGGCTTTCGTCGATATCCGAGCTCCCCTCCCAGATGCGTTTGTTGCTCACGAAATCCACGTTGGCGTCGAAGGTGGCCCGGTTGCCCAGTTCCTGGTGGTGAGTGGCGCGCAGCGACCAGTCGTTGAAGGACTGGCTGCCGCCTGATCTCCTTTGGAAAGCGGCGTTGAGGTTGCCGTTCAGCAGATAGCGGCGCAGATAGTCCAGCTGCAGTTCGGCGCGCCAGCCCGTCCGCTCGTAAAGGTCCAGGCTCAGGATCAGGTCCGCGTAGTCCTTGTAGGGATAATACCAGGCGATGTCGCGGAAAAACTTGCCGTCGATGGTGTTGTAACCCGGCTGGGGGATCAGAAAACCCGGCTTGCGCCCGCTCTGCAGCGGCACCACGATGAAGGGGAAGTAGAAGACGGGCAGGTGGTTCACATAGGCGATCACGGGCTTGCCCACGATCTTGTCCCCCCGGTAGATGCGCAGCTTTTTGGCCGTGAACCAGAAATCCGGCTCTTCGTTCTCGCAGGTGGTGAAGCTGCCGTTGTCCACGTCGTAGGCCTCGGCGCTGATCTTGCGGATCTCGTCCCCGGTGTAGTAGCTTTTCTCCATCCGGCTGATCCCGCCGGAAAGCGATCCCGTCTGGCTGTCGATGTCGTAGGCCACGTCGTCGCCGAGGATGATCTGGTCGCCGT
The genomic region above belongs to Candidatus Cloacimonadota bacterium and contains:
- a CDS encoding LPS-assembly protein LptD — translated: MRRSALLLILLLAFGRMPLPAQAAQEIPPALAPADSLPEAPAPEDSLAYAADSLAYNHALEQIRLYGNTSISYQSFEISSDSLLVDLKNNRAFSQGNTVMRDGDQIILGDDVAYDIDSQTGSLSGGISRMEKSYYTGDEIRKISAEAYDVDNGSFTTCENEEPDFWFTAKKLRIYRGDKIVGKPVIAYVNHLPVFYFPFIVVPLQSGRKPGFLIPQPGYNTIDGKFFRDIAWYYPYKDYADLILSLDLYERTGWRAELQLDYLRRYLLNGNLNAAFQRRSGGSQSFNDWSLRATHHQELGNRATFDANVDFVSNKRIWEGSSDIDESLAQTVTSSLSYRRPLLGSYLNVGASYTEDLINNRGTVSLPSASFALPTRPLYELFYKPERSPDAWWSNLNYSYNLRLDHSGSLYSSDRQFMDYVWNNRYAEADSVWHNFGIKQQLGLSYSWKAFGWLGLQHGARYNEAWFDRDKNGATLVRGNDYNAYTNASFNVYGIRNFKQGWLKSLRHILTPNAGISFNPDFSANSRFYSFGGIGLLNSARSANLNLSLDQKWQIKFGKDDRKINDVLSLSSRSSANLLNPDVRPFQTISHTAAFRPGSFSLGSLKLPGTKTRLEGLSLAYSAQYSLSHSPYGMSWNDWQIGSQYFSQGFTLTGSAPYQDYFQKAKNRIFDPYQQADSLQMPSQPLSAAESSNTWRVAVSHDLSATTNLFDPSSQNLRLDSSLRLTKNWSVAYGSYFSLKTGEQLSQTIRVTRDLHCWKLELSYTRRNDYWEYKVALFNLALPDALRFQTSDSKSF